The following proteins are encoded in a genomic region of Methylobacterium tardum:
- a CDS encoding magnesium chelatase subunit D, with product MRPDGRPTLSRRGGGKSLDLWAEARLAADLLAAEPPGYGGAVVRAPPGPVRERWLEALRDGLPGTPWRCLPTGIGDDALLGGLDLAATLAAGRPVARAGLLAEAEGGIVVVPMAERLPPGTASRLAAALDTGTASGRPARFGLILLGEGEGDETVAETLADRLAFRIDLSGIGPAETRADPPDSEPGAPVSDPVGDLCALAEAFGVASLRGPILAARVARRLAGDRPIGRNDIVTAARLVLAPRATRLPAPEEPAPETEAPPEEPRAESPPDAASEPAAADTPDDVVLEAVRAAIPPHLLDQLLAGGPRLTAAKAGRVGQAAASRTGRPIGSRRGDPRRGRLDLLGTLRAAAPWQTIRRGEGETRRLVVRRDDLRIRILKQRTETTTVFCVDASGSAALERLAEAKGAVELLLAEAYVRRDRVALVAFRGTGAELILPPTRSLTRAKRGLSGLPGGGGTPLASGIDAAVAVALGVRRGGSRPAIVLLTDGRANVARSGEGGRTRAGAEALQAARTLRAAGLPALVVDTGSRGEEARRVAEAMGARYLKLPRLESGDISAAVRAAL from the coding sequence ATCCGGCCCGACGGCCGGCCCACGCTCTCCCGCAGAGGGGGAGGGAAGTCGCTCGATCTCTGGGCCGAAGCCCGCCTTGCCGCCGACCTACTCGCCGCCGAGCCACCGGGATACGGCGGCGCCGTGGTTCGGGCACCGCCGGGCCCGGTCCGCGAGCGCTGGCTCGAAGCCCTGCGCGACGGGCTCCCCGGAACGCCGTGGCGCTGCCTGCCGACCGGCATCGGCGACGACGCCCTGCTCGGGGGCCTCGACCTCGCCGCGACCCTGGCGGCGGGCCGCCCCGTCGCCCGGGCCGGGCTGCTCGCGGAGGCCGAGGGCGGGATCGTCGTCGTGCCCATGGCCGAGCGCCTGCCGCCCGGCACCGCGTCGCGCCTCGCGGCCGCCCTCGACACCGGCACCGCGTCGGGCCGGCCCGCCCGGTTCGGGCTGATCCTCCTCGGCGAGGGCGAGGGCGACGAGACCGTCGCCGAGACCCTGGCCGACCGCCTCGCCTTCCGGATCGACCTGAGCGGGATCGGCCCCGCGGAGACGCGGGCCGATCCGCCGGATTCCGAACCCGGCGCCCCGGTATCCGATCCGGTCGGCGACCTCTGCGCGCTGGCCGAGGCCTTCGGCGTCGCGTCGCTGCGCGGCCCGATCCTGGCGGCGCGCGTGGCGCGCAGGCTCGCCGGAGACCGGCCGATCGGTCGGAACGATATCGTCACGGCCGCGCGCCTCGTCCTGGCGCCCCGCGCCACCCGCCTGCCCGCGCCGGAGGAGCCGGCCCCGGAGACCGAGGCGCCGCCGGAGGAACCGCGCGCGGAGTCCCCGCCGGACGCGGCGTCGGAGCCCGCCGCTGCGGACACGCCCGACGACGTCGTGCTGGAGGCGGTGCGGGCGGCGATCCCGCCGCACCTGCTCGACCAGCTGCTGGCGGGTGGACCGAGGCTCACGGCCGCAAAGGCGGGCCGGGTCGGGCAGGCGGCGGCGTCCCGAACCGGGCGGCCGATCGGCAGCCGGCGGGGCGATCCGCGGCGGGGACGCCTCGATCTGCTCGGCACCCTGCGGGCCGCGGCACCGTGGCAGACGATCCGCCGGGGAGAAGGGGAGACGCGCCGCCTCGTCGTGCGGCGGGACGACCTGCGGATCCGGATCCTCAAGCAGAGGACCGAGACCACGACGGTGTTCTGCGTCGACGCCTCGGGCTCGGCCGCGCTGGAACGGCTCGCCGAGGCGAAGGGCGCGGTCGAGCTGCTGCTCGCCGAGGCCTATGTCCGGCGCGATCGGGTGGCGCTGGTGGCGTTCCGCGGCACGGGCGCGGAGCTGATCCTGCCGCCGACCCGCTCGCTGACCCGGGCCAAGCGCGGCCTCTCGGGGCTGCCGGGCGGGGGCGGGACGCCACTGGCTTCGGGGATCGACGCGGCGGTGGCGGTGGCGCTGGGTGTGCGCCGGGGCGGCAGCCGGCCGGCGATCGTGCTGCTCACCGACGGGCGCGCCAACGTCGCACGCTCGGGGGAGGGGGGCCGCACCCGGGCCGGGGCGGAGGCCCTGCAGGCGGCCCGGACCTTGCGGGCCGCCGGGCTGCCGGCGCTGGTGGTCGATACGGGCAGCCGGGGCGAGGAGGCCCGGCGGGTCGCCGAGGCGATGGGCGCCCGCTACCTGAAGCTGCCGCGCCTCGAGTCGGGAGACATCAGCGCGGCGGTGCGCGCGGCCCTGTGA
- a CDS encoding gamma-glutamyl-gamma-aminobutyrate hydrolase family protein: MARPVIGVIGNARLIDNRFPAQIVGANNMQAVAAVAGALPLMFAADPAITDLGDLLDTVDGILLTGGRANVHPARFNAAPCAAHEPYDEARDAVALPLIEACVARGVPLFGICRGFQEMNVAFGGSLHPEIRNLPGRLNHRMPRLANGEIHPDLEVIFADRHEVRLTPDGAFARLLARETIRVNSLHGQGILEPGARVVIEGVAEDETVEAIRIRDAAGFALGVQWHAEHDPATNPINRALFEAFGSAAAAHRRARTGGRG; this comes from the coding sequence ATGGCGAGACCCGTGATCGGCGTCATCGGCAACGCACGTCTGATCGACAATCGGTTCCCGGCGCAGATCGTCGGCGCCAACAACATGCAGGCCGTGGCCGCGGTGGCCGGCGCCCTGCCGCTGATGTTCGCCGCCGACCCGGCGATCACCGATCTCGGCGACCTCCTCGACACGGTGGATGGAATCCTGCTCACGGGCGGCCGCGCCAATGTCCACCCGGCCCGCTTCAACGCCGCGCCCTGCGCGGCGCACGAGCCCTACGACGAGGCGCGTGACGCCGTGGCGCTGCCGCTGATCGAGGCCTGCGTGGCCCGCGGCGTGCCGCTCTTCGGCATCTGCCGCGGCTTCCAGGAGATGAATGTCGCCTTCGGGGGCAGCCTGCACCCGGAGATCCGCAACCTGCCCGGGCGCCTCAACCACCGGATGCCGCGGCTCGCGAATGGCGAGATCCATCCGGACCTGGAGGTGATCTTCGCCGACCGTCACGAGGTCCGCCTGACCCCGGACGGTGCCTTCGCCCGGCTCCTGGCGCGCGAGACGATCCGGGTGAACTCGCTGCACGGCCAGGGCATCCTCGAGCCGGGAGCCCGGGTGGTGATCGAGGGCGTGGCCGAGGACGAGACCGTCGAGGCGATCCGGATCCGCGACGCCGCGGGTTTCGCGCTGGGCGTCCAGTGGCATGCCGAGCACGACCCGGCCACCAACCCGATCAACCGCGCCCTGTTCGAGGCGTTCGGGTCCGCCGCGGCGGCGCATCGCCGTGCGCGGACCGGCGGGCGGGGCTGA
- the gntA gene encoding guanitoxin biosynthesis heme-dependent pre-guanitoxin N-hydroxylase GntA: protein MQLPRDDREHPRAEAFRDFIRNPPFPCVGAKSALSRGRMQIVVARDITSGWDDMRIYPALLAFVARYRQQPDLFQSFAVVFEGPGDLSEEAFEQNLWARAQSLTDKDAWLGQPHDARVAEDPENPHFSLSFGGEAFFVVGLHPHASRPARRFSSPVLVFNLHAQFERLRAEGRYEKLRASILERDQALAGSVNPMLARHGEASEARQYSGRVVDADWRCPMQGRPAPGAESDDWHPPVLPLDRTLPGTGA, encoded by the coding sequence ATGCAGCTTCCCCGCGACGACCGCGAGCACCCCCGCGCCGAGGCCTTCCGCGACTTCATCCGAAATCCGCCTTTCCCTTGCGTCGGCGCGAAATCGGCGCTGTCGCGCGGGCGCATGCAGATCGTGGTGGCCCGGGACATCACCTCGGGCTGGGACGACATGCGCATCTACCCGGCGCTGCTCGCCTTCGTGGCGCGCTATCGCCAGCAGCCCGACCTGTTCCAGAGCTTCGCGGTCGTGTTCGAGGGGCCGGGTGATCTGTCCGAGGAAGCCTTCGAGCAGAACCTCTGGGCCCGGGCCCAGTCCCTGACCGACAAGGACGCGTGGCTCGGCCAACCCCACGATGCCCGCGTGGCTGAAGACCCCGAGAACCCGCACTTCTCCTTGAGCTTCGGCGGGGAGGCGTTCTTCGTGGTCGGCCTCCACCCGCATGCCAGCCGGCCGGCGCGGCGCTTCTCGTCACCGGTGCTGGTCTTCAACCTGCACGCGCAGTTCGAGCGGCTGCGCGCGGAGGGCCGCTACGAGAAGCTGCGCGCCTCGATCCTGGAGCGGGACCAGGCCCTGGCCGGCAGCGTCAACCCGATGCTGGCGCGCCACGGCGAGGCTTCGGAGGCGCGGCAGTACAGCGGCCGCGTGGTCGATGCGGACTGGCGCTGCCCGATGCAGGGCCGTCCGGC